The Montipora capricornis isolate CH-2021 chromosome 6, ASM3666992v2, whole genome shotgun sequence genome has a window encoding:
- the LOC138052659 gene encoding elongation factor Ts, mitochondrial-like — MASVACSRRCACLFGTRFVLSNFRISRGTFSEALVRSMSSNKQSAIKVDKSLLSQLRRETGFGFAKCKESLQLNSNDFKAAVAWLETEAEKQGWEKATKLQERAVSEGLVGVLVDGNNAAMVEVNCETDFVARNELFVELVSSVANAAILKRKKIVDQTQKINALGGEIEHLKEVIPEHKLQNEELKNGIGETVRDAVTRTIGKLGENVKITKAVTMTTKVNNVIGRYVHGGFVTSSGGCSMGKFGGMVVLRPKRDQANETSMLSLANKLAQHVVGMNPKVIEAESAKEGDVSDVLLEQEYLLDESQTVKDLLNKEDVEVVDFVRYECGA; from the exons atggcgtctgTGGCTTGTTCCAGAAGGTGTGCTTGTTTGTTCGGGACGAGATTCGTTCTATCCAACTTTCGAATCAGTCGAG gTACATTTTCGGAGGCACTTGTTCGATCAATGAGTTCGAACAAGCAATCTGCCATCAAGGTAGACAAATCACTTCTCTCTCAGCTGCGAAGGGAAACAGGATTTGGTTTTGCTAAATGCAAGGAAAGTCTTCAGCTCAACAGCAATGATTTTAAAGCAGCGGTAGCATGGCTCGAGACAGAGGCTGAAAAGCAGGGTTGGGAGAAAGCTACTAAATTGCAAGAAAGGGCTGTATCAGAAGGACTTGTGGGTGTCTTGGTGGATGGTAACAATGCTGCCATGGTGGAG GTTAACTGTGAAACAGATTTTGTGGCCAGAAATGAACTCTTTGTGGAGCTAGTATCCAGTGTAGCCAATGCAGCAATTCTCAAACGAAAGAAGATTGTCGACCAGACCCAAAAAATTAATGCTCTTGGTGGGGAGATTGAACACCTGAAGGAAGTTATACCAGAACATAAATTGCAGAACGAAGAACTTAAAAATGGCATTGGGGAGACCGTAAGAGATGCTGTCACAAGAACAATAGGTAAATTAGGAGAAAATGTGAAGATAACAAAGGCCGTTACCATGACAACCAAAGTAAACAATGTGATTGGCCGCTATGTTCATGGTGGGTTTGTCACATCATCTGGCGGGTGTTCAATGGGAAAGTTTGGTGGGATGGTCGTTTTACGACCAAAGAGAGATCAAGCTAATGAAACTTCAATGTTGAGTTTGGCAAACAAATTGGCTCAGCATGTCGTGGGAATGAACCCCAAGGTTATCGAAGCAGAGTCTGCGAAGGAAGGGGATGTTAGCGATGTACTTTTAGAGCAGGAGTATTTGCTTGATGAAAGCCAGACTGTAAAGGATTTGTTGAACAAAGAGGACGTTGAGGTTGTTGATTTCGTGAGGTACGAATGTGGTGCCTGA
- the LOC138052664 gene encoding uncharacterized protein encodes MAATTSFQAQLNRPPLHLEGNLVLHKPAKFGVAQSKRGFFVLLKTVLQQYKTETMYRKGQKPIKQFEIRLEEVCGITESLIPNKHYKNCSFSLTMSNGVEHTFSAESTQAMKMWVNGLRLAKEFFAQYYKRERAQQKSRQRMTPCRDTTISYTSGKKEGTEMDVVLNSHIPGQDSELARVQVTTWDGVTRRVVVPLVFDVEELLSALSGKIQKCAACPTCKLQRTSMEIWTVDERGIGRKLNRERGTLDVFKLGRHFYVLVRNYKLLIVHFEDNTFQVLPGLVFLKAKEVPYLPIFAAKLSSLGCTNVGLYLVNDQGTSIPFHPEESP; translated from the exons ATGGCAGCCACAACTTCCTTCCAGGCCCAGCTG AATCGCCCACCTCTTCATCTAGAGGGGAATCTTGTGCTTCACAAACCAGCCAAGTTTGGTGTGGCTCAATCAAAGCGAGGATTCTTTGTG CTCTTGAAAACAGTACTACAGCAGTATAAAACTGAGACGATGTATCGTAAAGGACAGAAACCAATCAAACAGTTTGAAATACGGCTTGAAGAG GTCTGTGGCATCACAGAATCTTTGATTCCCAATAAACACTACAAGAACTGCAGCTTCAGTCTAACAATGAGTAATGGTGTGGAACACACATTTTCAGCAGAg TCTACACAAGCAATGAAAATGTGGGTGAATGGACTGAGATTAGCAAAGGAATTTTTCGCCCAGTATTACAAGAGAGAGCGAGCTCAGCAAAAGAGTCGACAAAGGATGACTCCTTGCAGGGATACTACAATATCATATACCTCAGGGAAGAAAGAAGGGACTGAAATG GATGTTGTCCTTAATTCTCATATACCAGGCCAAGATAG TGAGCTAGCTCGGGTGCAGGTCACTACGTGGGATGGAGTGACTCGCAGGGTGGTAGTCCCACTTGTATTTGACGTCGAAGAGCTTCTGTCAGCGTTAAGTGGTAAGATACAAAAGTGTGCTGCCTGCCCAACCTGCAAACTTCAACGGACCTCAATGGAAATCTGGACAGTGGATGAAAGAGGAATCG GGAGAAAGCTGAACCGTGAACGTGGGACCCTGGATGTTTTCAAACTTGGAAGGCACTTTTATGTTTTAGTACGCAACTATAAG TTACTGATAGTTCATTTTGAGGATAACACATTCCAAGTTCTTCCTGGGTTAGTTTTCTTGAAAGCAAAGGAG GTCCCATATCTTCCTATCTTTGCTGCTAAGCTTTCATCTCTTGGTTGTACAAACGTTGGATTATATCTTGTAAATGATCAGGGAACAT ccaTTCCTTTCCATCCAGAAGAGAGCCCTTAA